The following proteins are encoded in a genomic region of Gouania willdenowi chromosome 6, fGouWil2.1, whole genome shotgun sequence:
- the nfat5a gene encoding nuclear factor of activated T-cells 5a isoform X1, whose translation MPSDFISLLSSDIDLNSPKSLYSKESVYDLLPKELQLQPSSTQTETSTMSQKSGGEAGPPPAAALASDATSSTSSHSATTSHAMGGPTSGPCTLSSDHLKVVQPLHPTGGDGAGSPEMEGAASVLGRGNSGAKTTTAGDSGSGGTLTGPGVQQPQNTPSKRRPVLSISPPPEDLFDESQMSCQDEPTGPGAQGPDSEHSSSMWADDSVSNFSFISSISYNDNTEVPRKSRKRTPRQRPGPKPTPPEDSMDVFDADSAKAPHFVLSQLSTDKAGPISSSLEAGAGVKGGSLSTQFPQRSDGKELKILVQPETQHRARYLTEGSRGSVKDRTQQGFPTIKLEGVSEPVVLQVFVANDAGRVKPHGFYQACRVTGRNTTACTEVDIEGTTVIEIPLEPSTDMTLAVDCVGILKLRNADVEARIGMAGSKKKSTRARLAFRVSIPKPDGSLLTLQVPSCSILCTQPAGVPEILKKSLHSGSVRGGEEVFIIGKNFLKGTKVIFQENIIDDNSWQAEAKIDMDLFHQNHLIVTVPPFHNQSITSPVSAGIFVMTNAGKSHDAQPFTYTPDSADGSNAQTVKTEGSTLVTACIFDGQIKSLSAEQQENSGLPPKQEDMPMEVSSNPNPTDVYKAPTDPLITVQQTLELTSSPHPGGDSFQTTMPLQPEDVELPQATPVFPSLESLSTIQKQDITPTASFPVSGDTTIPPVTPEVPQQFLRDPQESLPTETSNNSGGVVVVTMPTMAAPQSQTQPSLFPQEGVAQLERAVRELQAGGSTTLQQVLEAAVAQQQLSSVLYSPTPSADSLQQHVQENMNSLRLGTTDNSLSAQQLQLQQQQQQFQHQQLQQQQIIGNLQQQQQVLGNMPIRQQQLLLQPSDQQQLQQQQIMENIQQLQQNQQQQVLTNIQLQDQQQQNQILTNLQQHQLQQQQNQTLNNLHQQQNPTLGNLQQQQQLQEQQVLENLQQQLQVELLQPQIHTPSPVQQPVSILQQTGELLTIQTSFPTQPPSHTSPPQQLFHSPRPLAETQGSQQVQAALLQNTLSVLTGRGLSSEQSSAGSTLYLSPNPQPPPQQQMTFISSMETSASQPQSVTMFQNPTQAQLPQMQQQSTPMEQQQSTQQNQPGSLFQSIPNQTNPIAQNQLPQPQQTGLLLCTTDLNPQALPPTILFSSPPQGPASIGNISVGLPQPDSAEPMSFQNLGSSGSNSASIESQQQGLFQEQQPMQVGASSSSQTMELFLPQSSLSGLQSAIGTQEMNNQAPTPTTTIYVVQGSVGVVANPGQQPPEQLFQTTVGGGVAPQGQPNLFVFGIQNDSPQLISSSRNTLSAQSQSQNSSHMQPMGQGPSSMHSNLQNTLQAQMQSSLENAMQSNTQSTLQATIDTSLPTPMQTSLQIQSSLQNQLQASNIDKIEDILESLQKP comes from the exons ATGCCCTCTGATTTTATATCCCTCCTCAGCTCGGACATCGACCTCAATTCACCCAAATCTCTCTATTCTAAAG AGTCGGTATATGACCTCCTCCCCAAAGAGCTCCAGCTCCAACCATCGTCCACCCAAACCGAAACATCCACCATGAGCCAGAAGAGTGGGGGAGAGGCAGgacctcctcctgctgctgctttggCCTCAG ATGCCACCTCTTCCACCTCCAGCCATTCAGCCACCACCTCCCACGCAATGGGAGGGCCAACGTCCGGTCCCTGTACCTTGTCCTCAGACCACCTCAAGGTCGTCCAACCTCTCCATCCCACCGGAGGAGATGGAGCCGGATCACCAGAAATGGAAGGTGCTGCATCTGTGCTTGGCAGAGGCAACAGTGGAGCAAAGACTACTACAGCAGGAGACTCTGGGTCAGGAGGCACCCTAACAGGCCCGGGAGTCCAACAGCCCCAGAACACGCCGTCAAAACGAAGACCTGTGTTGAGCATATCGCCGCCACCTGAGGATCTGTTCGATGAAAGCCAAATGTCTTGTCAAGACGAGCCGACTGGACCTGGTGCTCAAGGTCCGGACTCTGAGCACAGCAGCAGCATGTGGGCCGATGATTCCGTGTCTAACTTCAGCTTTATCAGCTCCATCTCCTACAACGACAACACTGAAGTGCCGCGCAAGTCACGAAAACGCACCCCTCGCCAGCGGCCGGGCCCCAAACCAACTCCTCCAGAGGACAGCATGGACGTGTTTGATGCCGACAGTGCTAAGGCTCCACATTTTGTCCTGTCCCAGCTGAGCACAGATAAGGCTGGCCCCATTTCCAG CTCTCTTGAAGCTGGTGCTGGAGTGAAAGGTGGGTCACTGTCTACTCAGTTCCCCCAAAGGAGTGATGGGAAAGAGCTGAAGATCCTGGTCCAACCAGAAACCCAGCACCGTGCTCGATACCTGACTGAAGGCAGCAGAGGGTCGGTCAAAGATCGTACACAGCAAGGATTTCCTACCATCAAG ttggAAGGTGTCAGTGAACCTGTTGTGTTACAAGTTTTTGTGGCAAACGATGCTGGCAGAGTAAAACCACACGGTTTCTACCAGGCGTGTAGAGTTACAGGACGCAACACCACTGCCTGCACAGAAGTGGACATAGAGGGTACCACAGTCATTGAGATCCCCCTGGAGCCCAGCACAGACATGACACTTGC GGTAGACTGTGTAGGAATTTTGAAACTCCGTAATGCTGACGTAGAGGCTCGGATTGGAATGGCTGGGTCCAAAAAGAAGAGCACACGGGCCAGATTGGCTTTCCGGGTCAGCATCCCCAAACCCGATGGGTCCCTCCTCACCCTCCAGGTCCCCTCGTGTTCCATCCTCTGTA CCCAGCCTGCTGGAGTGCCAGAGATCCTTAAAAAGAGTCTTCACAGTGGTTCAGTGAGAGGAGGGGAAGAGGTTTTTATAATTGGAAAGAACTTTCTTAAAGGaaccaaagtgatttttcaGGAAAACATCATAG ATGATAACTCTTGGCAAGCAGAGGCCAAGATCGATATGGACCTTTTtcatcag aATCATTTGATAGTGACAGTTCCTCCATTCCACAACCAGTCCATAACTTCTCCCGTTTCTGCGGGAATCTTTGTGATGACCAACGCGGGTAAATCTCATGACGCCCAACCGTTTACGTACACTCCTGACTCAG CTGATGGCTCAAACGCTCAGACTGTAAAAACTGAAGGATCCACCCTGGTCACAGCCTGTATATTTGATGGCCAGATCAAATCTTTGTCGGCTGAGCAACAGGAAAACTCTGGGCTGCCTCCCAAACAAGAGGACATGCCGATGGAGGTTTCCAGTAATCCCAACCCTACCGACGTCTACAAA GCACCCACTGATCCACTCATTACAGTGCAGCAGACCCTGGAGCTGACATCTAGTCCACATCCAGGTGGAGATTCTTTCCAGACCACAATGCCCCTTCAACCTGAAGATGTGGAGCTTCCCCAGGCGACACCCGTCTTCCCGAGTTTAGAGAGTCTCAGCACCATACAGAAGCAAGATATCACTCCAACAGCTTCCTTCCCAGTGTCCGGAGATACCACGATTCCCCCTGTGACCCCTGAAGTCCCTCAGCAGTTTCTCAGAGATCCTCAGGAAAGCTTGCCAACGGAAACATCCAATAACAGCGGAGGAGTCGTGGTCGTGACCATGCCAACGATGGCAGCTCCTCAGTCGCAAACACAACCATCCCTGTTCCCTCAGGAAGGTGTGGCACAGCTAGAGAGGGCAGTGAGGGAGCTGCAGGCTGGGGGGAGCACCACACTACAGCAGGTGCTGGAAGCAGCTGTGgcacagcagcagctcagcTCCGTGTTATACAGTCCCACACCTTCCGCAGACTCCCTACAGCAGCATGTCCAGGAGAACATGAACAGCCTTCGGTTAGGGACGACGGACAACTCGCTGTCAGCACAGCAGCTCCAGttacagcagcaacagcaacagtttCAACATCAGCAACTGCAGCAACAGCAAATCATTGGAAACcttcaacaacagcagcaagtCCTTGGCAACATGCCGATCCGACAACAACAACTTTTGTTACAGCCGAGCGACCAACAGCAGCTGCAGCAACAGCAAATCATGGAGaacattcaacagctgcaacaaAATCAGCAACAGCAAGTCCTCACCAACATCCAACTCCAGGATCAACAACAGCAGAACCAAATTCTGACCAACTTGCAACAACATCAACTTCAGCAGCAGCAAAATCAAACTCTGAACAATTTACACCAGCAACAAAATCCAACACTAGGAAACctgcaacagcagcaacagctgCAGGAGCAACAGGTCCTGGAGAatctgcagcagcagcttcaggtCGAGTTACTCCAGCCTCAGATACATACACCCTCCCCAGTGCAGCAGCCTGTCTCCATTCTCCAGCAGACTGGGGAACTGCTCACCATTCAAACCAGCTTCCCAACGCAACCTCCATCCCACACGTCTCCCCCACAACAACTCTTCCATTCCCCCCGGCCCCTGGCCGAAACCCAGGGTTCCCAGCAGGTCCAGGCTGCTCTGCTCCAGAACACTCTGAGTGTCCTCACAGGGAGGGGTCTGAGCTCAGAGCAGTCTTCAGCAGGTTCAACCCTCTACCTGTCCCCAAACCCTCAGCCACCTCCACAGCAGCAGATGACTTTCATCTCCTCAATGGAgacgtctgcctcacagccaCAGTCTGTCACCATGTTTCAGAATCCAACACAAGCTCAGCTCCCACAAATGCAGCAACAAAGCACCCCGATGGAGCAGCAGCAGTCCACACAGCAGAACCAACCAGGCTCTTTGTTCCAAAGCATCCCAAATCAGACTAATCCCATTGCTCAGAACCAACTCCCACAACCTCAGCAAACAGGCCTGCTTCTGTGCACCACAGATCTCAACCCTCAAGCTCTTCCCCCCACCATTCTGTTCAGCTCCCCACCCCAGGGCCCTGCCTCTATAGGGAACATTAGTGTAGGACTTCCCCAACCAGACTCGGCCGAGCCCATGTCCTTTCAAAACCTTGGCTCATCCGGCAGCAACTCGGCCTCCATAGAGAGCCAACAGCAAGGTTTGTTCCAAGAACAGCAGCCGATGCAGGTGGGTGCGAGCTCAAGCAGTCAAACCATGGAGCTGTTTCTACCGCAGTCGTCTCTGTCTGGTCTACAGAGCGCCATTGGCACACAAGAGATGAACAACCAAGCTCCCACGCCAACGACAACCATCTATGTGGTGCAGGGCAGTGTGGGAGTGGTGGCCAACCCTGGCCAGCAGCCTCCAGAGCAGCTTTTCCAGACAACTGTTGGAGGGGGAGTGGCCCCACAAGGACAGCCCAACCTGTTTGTGTTTGGCATCCagaatg ATTCACCCCAGTTGATCAGTTCCTCTAGAAATACTCTTTCTGCTCAAAGCCAGAGCCAGAACTCCAGTCACATGCAGCCCATGGGCCAAGGTCCTTCCTCCATGCACAGCAACCTGCAGAACACCCTGCAGGCACAAATGCAGTCCAGCTTAGAGAACGCAATGCAGTCAAACACGCAGTCCACTCTGCAGGCAACCATAGACACGAGCCTGCCAACCCCGATGCAAACTAGTCTACAGATTCAGAGCAGCTTACAGAACCAACTGCAGGCGTCCAACATTGACAAAATCGAGGACATACTGGAAAGTCTGCAGAAGCCGTGA
- the nfat5a gene encoding nuclear factor of activated T-cells 5a isoform X2 encodes MPSDFISLLSSDIDLNSPKSLYSKDATSSTSSHSATTSHAMGGPTSGPCTLSSDHLKVVQPLHPTGGDGAGSPEMEGAASVLGRGNSGAKTTTAGDSGSGGTLTGPGVQQPQNTPSKRRPVLSISPPPEDLFDESQMSCQDEPTGPGAQGPDSEHSSSMWADDSVSNFSFISSISYNDNTEVPRKSRKRTPRQRPGPKPTPPEDSMDVFDADSAKAPHFVLSQLSTDKAGPISSSLEAGAGVKGGSLSTQFPQRSDGKELKILVQPETQHRARYLTEGSRGSVKDRTQQGFPTIKLEGVSEPVVLQVFVANDAGRVKPHGFYQACRVTGRNTTACTEVDIEGTTVIEIPLEPSTDMTLAVDCVGILKLRNADVEARIGMAGSKKKSTRARLAFRVSIPKPDGSLLTLQVPSCSILCTQPAGVPEILKKSLHSGSVRGGEEVFIIGKNFLKGTKVIFQENIIDDNSWQAEAKIDMDLFHQNHLIVTVPPFHNQSITSPVSAGIFVMTNAGKSHDAQPFTYTPDSADGSNAQTVKTEGSTLVTACIFDGQIKSLSAEQQENSGLPPKQEDMPMEVSSNPNPTDVYKAPTDPLITVQQTLELTSSPHPGGDSFQTTMPLQPEDVELPQATPVFPSLESLSTIQKQDITPTASFPVSGDTTIPPVTPEVPQQFLRDPQESLPTETSNNSGGVVVVTMPTMAAPQSQTQPSLFPQEGVAQLERAVRELQAGGSTTLQQVLEAAVAQQQLSSVLYSPTPSADSLQQHVQENMNSLRLGTTDNSLSAQQLQLQQQQQQFQHQQLQQQQIIGNLQQQQQVLGNMPIRQQQLLLQPSDQQQLQQQQIMENIQQLQQNQQQQVLTNIQLQDQQQQNQILTNLQQHQLQQQQNQTLNNLHQQQNPTLGNLQQQQQLQEQQVLENLQQQLQVELLQPQIHTPSPVQQPVSILQQTGELLTIQTSFPTQPPSHTSPPQQLFHSPRPLAETQGSQQVQAALLQNTLSVLTGRGLSSEQSSAGSTLYLSPNPQPPPQQQMTFISSMETSASQPQSVTMFQNPTQAQLPQMQQQSTPMEQQQSTQQNQPGSLFQSIPNQTNPIAQNQLPQPQQTGLLLCTTDLNPQALPPTILFSSPPQGPASIGNISVGLPQPDSAEPMSFQNLGSSGSNSASIESQQQGLFQEQQPMQVGASSSSQTMELFLPQSSLSGLQSAIGTQEMNNQAPTPTTTIYVVQGSVGVVANPGQQPPEQLFQTTVGGGVAPQGQPNLFVFGIQNDSPQLISSSRNTLSAQSQSQNSSHMQPMGQGPSSMHSNLQNTLQAQMQSSLENAMQSNTQSTLQATIDTSLPTPMQTSLQIQSSLQNQLQASNIDKIEDILESLQKP; translated from the exons ATGCCCTCTGATTTTATATCCCTCCTCAGCTCGGACATCGACCTCAATTCACCCAAATCTCTCTATTCTAAAG ATGCCACCTCTTCCACCTCCAGCCATTCAGCCACCACCTCCCACGCAATGGGAGGGCCAACGTCCGGTCCCTGTACCTTGTCCTCAGACCACCTCAAGGTCGTCCAACCTCTCCATCCCACCGGAGGAGATGGAGCCGGATCACCAGAAATGGAAGGTGCTGCATCTGTGCTTGGCAGAGGCAACAGTGGAGCAAAGACTACTACAGCAGGAGACTCTGGGTCAGGAGGCACCCTAACAGGCCCGGGAGTCCAACAGCCCCAGAACACGCCGTCAAAACGAAGACCTGTGTTGAGCATATCGCCGCCACCTGAGGATCTGTTCGATGAAAGCCAAATGTCTTGTCAAGACGAGCCGACTGGACCTGGTGCTCAAGGTCCGGACTCTGAGCACAGCAGCAGCATGTGGGCCGATGATTCCGTGTCTAACTTCAGCTTTATCAGCTCCATCTCCTACAACGACAACACTGAAGTGCCGCGCAAGTCACGAAAACGCACCCCTCGCCAGCGGCCGGGCCCCAAACCAACTCCTCCAGAGGACAGCATGGACGTGTTTGATGCCGACAGTGCTAAGGCTCCACATTTTGTCCTGTCCCAGCTGAGCACAGATAAGGCTGGCCCCATTTCCAG CTCTCTTGAAGCTGGTGCTGGAGTGAAAGGTGGGTCACTGTCTACTCAGTTCCCCCAAAGGAGTGATGGGAAAGAGCTGAAGATCCTGGTCCAACCAGAAACCCAGCACCGTGCTCGATACCTGACTGAAGGCAGCAGAGGGTCGGTCAAAGATCGTACACAGCAAGGATTTCCTACCATCAAG ttggAAGGTGTCAGTGAACCTGTTGTGTTACAAGTTTTTGTGGCAAACGATGCTGGCAGAGTAAAACCACACGGTTTCTACCAGGCGTGTAGAGTTACAGGACGCAACACCACTGCCTGCACAGAAGTGGACATAGAGGGTACCACAGTCATTGAGATCCCCCTGGAGCCCAGCACAGACATGACACTTGC GGTAGACTGTGTAGGAATTTTGAAACTCCGTAATGCTGACGTAGAGGCTCGGATTGGAATGGCTGGGTCCAAAAAGAAGAGCACACGGGCCAGATTGGCTTTCCGGGTCAGCATCCCCAAACCCGATGGGTCCCTCCTCACCCTCCAGGTCCCCTCGTGTTCCATCCTCTGTA CCCAGCCTGCTGGAGTGCCAGAGATCCTTAAAAAGAGTCTTCACAGTGGTTCAGTGAGAGGAGGGGAAGAGGTTTTTATAATTGGAAAGAACTTTCTTAAAGGaaccaaagtgatttttcaGGAAAACATCATAG ATGATAACTCTTGGCAAGCAGAGGCCAAGATCGATATGGACCTTTTtcatcag aATCATTTGATAGTGACAGTTCCTCCATTCCACAACCAGTCCATAACTTCTCCCGTTTCTGCGGGAATCTTTGTGATGACCAACGCGGGTAAATCTCATGACGCCCAACCGTTTACGTACACTCCTGACTCAG CTGATGGCTCAAACGCTCAGACTGTAAAAACTGAAGGATCCACCCTGGTCACAGCCTGTATATTTGATGGCCAGATCAAATCTTTGTCGGCTGAGCAACAGGAAAACTCTGGGCTGCCTCCCAAACAAGAGGACATGCCGATGGAGGTTTCCAGTAATCCCAACCCTACCGACGTCTACAAA GCACCCACTGATCCACTCATTACAGTGCAGCAGACCCTGGAGCTGACATCTAGTCCACATCCAGGTGGAGATTCTTTCCAGACCACAATGCCCCTTCAACCTGAAGATGTGGAGCTTCCCCAGGCGACACCCGTCTTCCCGAGTTTAGAGAGTCTCAGCACCATACAGAAGCAAGATATCACTCCAACAGCTTCCTTCCCAGTGTCCGGAGATACCACGATTCCCCCTGTGACCCCTGAAGTCCCTCAGCAGTTTCTCAGAGATCCTCAGGAAAGCTTGCCAACGGAAACATCCAATAACAGCGGAGGAGTCGTGGTCGTGACCATGCCAACGATGGCAGCTCCTCAGTCGCAAACACAACCATCCCTGTTCCCTCAGGAAGGTGTGGCACAGCTAGAGAGGGCAGTGAGGGAGCTGCAGGCTGGGGGGAGCACCACACTACAGCAGGTGCTGGAAGCAGCTGTGgcacagcagcagctcagcTCCGTGTTATACAGTCCCACACCTTCCGCAGACTCCCTACAGCAGCATGTCCAGGAGAACATGAACAGCCTTCGGTTAGGGACGACGGACAACTCGCTGTCAGCACAGCAGCTCCAGttacagcagcaacagcaacagtttCAACATCAGCAACTGCAGCAACAGCAAATCATTGGAAACcttcaacaacagcagcaagtCCTTGGCAACATGCCGATCCGACAACAACAACTTTTGTTACAGCCGAGCGACCAACAGCAGCTGCAGCAACAGCAAATCATGGAGaacattcaacagctgcaacaaAATCAGCAACAGCAAGTCCTCACCAACATCCAACTCCAGGATCAACAACAGCAGAACCAAATTCTGACCAACTTGCAACAACATCAACTTCAGCAGCAGCAAAATCAAACTCTGAACAATTTACACCAGCAACAAAATCCAACACTAGGAAACctgcaacagcagcaacagctgCAGGAGCAACAGGTCCTGGAGAatctgcagcagcagcttcaggtCGAGTTACTCCAGCCTCAGATACATACACCCTCCCCAGTGCAGCAGCCTGTCTCCATTCTCCAGCAGACTGGGGAACTGCTCACCATTCAAACCAGCTTCCCAACGCAACCTCCATCCCACACGTCTCCCCCACAACAACTCTTCCATTCCCCCCGGCCCCTGGCCGAAACCCAGGGTTCCCAGCAGGTCCAGGCTGCTCTGCTCCAGAACACTCTGAGTGTCCTCACAGGGAGGGGTCTGAGCTCAGAGCAGTCTTCAGCAGGTTCAACCCTCTACCTGTCCCCAAACCCTCAGCCACCTCCACAGCAGCAGATGACTTTCATCTCCTCAATGGAgacgtctgcctcacagccaCAGTCTGTCACCATGTTTCAGAATCCAACACAAGCTCAGCTCCCACAAATGCAGCAACAAAGCACCCCGATGGAGCAGCAGCAGTCCACACAGCAGAACCAACCAGGCTCTTTGTTCCAAAGCATCCCAAATCAGACTAATCCCATTGCTCAGAACCAACTCCCACAACCTCAGCAAACAGGCCTGCTTCTGTGCACCACAGATCTCAACCCTCAAGCTCTTCCCCCCACCATTCTGTTCAGCTCCCCACCCCAGGGCCCTGCCTCTATAGGGAACATTAGTGTAGGACTTCCCCAACCAGACTCGGCCGAGCCCATGTCCTTTCAAAACCTTGGCTCATCCGGCAGCAACTCGGCCTCCATAGAGAGCCAACAGCAAGGTTTGTTCCAAGAACAGCAGCCGATGCAGGTGGGTGCGAGCTCAAGCAGTCAAACCATGGAGCTGTTTCTACCGCAGTCGTCTCTGTCTGGTCTACAGAGCGCCATTGGCACACAAGAGATGAACAACCAAGCTCCCACGCCAACGACAACCATCTATGTGGTGCAGGGCAGTGTGGGAGTGGTGGCCAACCCTGGCCAGCAGCCTCCAGAGCAGCTTTTCCAGACAACTGTTGGAGGGGGAGTGGCCCCACAAGGACAGCCCAACCTGTTTGTGTTTGGCATCCagaatg ATTCACCCCAGTTGATCAGTTCCTCTAGAAATACTCTTTCTGCTCAAAGCCAGAGCCAGAACTCCAGTCACATGCAGCCCATGGGCCAAGGTCCTTCCTCCATGCACAGCAACCTGCAGAACACCCTGCAGGCACAAATGCAGTCCAGCTTAGAGAACGCAATGCAGTCAAACACGCAGTCCACTCTGCAGGCAACCATAGACACGAGCCTGCCAACCCCGATGCAAACTAGTCTACAGATTCAGAGCAGCTTACAGAACCAACTGCAGGCGTCCAACATTGACAAAATCGAGGACATACTGGAAAGTCTGCAGAAGCCGTGA